In the Qipengyuania pelagi genome, one interval contains:
- a CDS encoding PaaI family thioesterase — protein sequence MSDATPRFDPAVAADFLVARAHNGWLGMRFSDHGEDWVEMELPWREDLLGQEGRDVLASGPIVSLLDMAGGLSIWTRTGEFRAIATLDLRVDYTRPARERNSVFGRVQCYRTTRSAAFVRGIAHDGDPDDPVAHMQAVFMTIDKRTVDLPADRIGEQANG from the coding sequence ATGTCCGATGCCACACCCCGTTTCGATCCCGCGGTCGCCGCCGATTTCCTCGTCGCGCGCGCGCATAATGGCTGGCTCGGTATGCGCTTTTCCGATCATGGCGAGGACTGGGTCGAGATGGAGCTGCCTTGGCGCGAGGATCTTCTGGGCCAAGAAGGGCGCGATGTGCTCGCCTCCGGCCCGATCGTCAGCCTGCTCGACATGGCGGGTGGCCTCTCGATCTGGACCCGGACGGGTGAATTCCGCGCCATCGCCACGCTCGATCTGCGCGTCGATTACACCCGGCCCGCGCGCGAGCGCAATTCTGTGTTCGGGCGTGTCCAGTGCTATCGCACCACCCGCTCCGCCGCCTTCGTAAGGGGAATCGCGCATGATGGCGACCCGGACGATCCGGTCGCGCATATGCAGGCGGTCTTCATGACGATCGACAAGCGCACCGTCGATCTCCCTGCTGACCGGATTGGGGAGCAAGCCAATGGCTGA
- a CDS encoding DUF3089 domain-containing protein, producing MARKFLYVIAVLIVLVILGAIALSIWSRQATEIAFVPRGEFVEQEPLAENAYQDPAMWYSRPGLGTDDPARYQPALAPAPEAPASETPSPQAPAAERGLGPSAPVLEPETSRRADPVEAEDIPDFAVFFVPPTSYIQAGGDWNASLDDGLTDTRARLFLRGMASAFNRADEIWAPRYRQAAVGAFLTDRPEAVLAIDAAYADVREAFRYFLDSVDPEKPIVLAGHSQGSLHVLRLLMDELRGTPAADRIAAVYAPGWPISVEHDLPELPFPACAASGQAQCILSWSSFADGGDPDFIMRRYSTTPGFDGQPRGEGPILCVNPLTGGTGGSAPASRNLGTLVPDETMTRADLVPEAVPARCDERGLLLIGDPPRMGEGVLPGDNYHVYDIPLFWANVQQDVVERVRAWTGQRS from the coding sequence GTGGCGCGTAAGTTCCTGTATGTCATCGCCGTTCTGATCGTGCTGGTGATCCTCGGCGCGATCGCGCTGTCGATTTGGTCGCGGCAGGCGACGGAGATCGCCTTCGTCCCGCGCGGCGAATTCGTGGAGCAGGAACCGCTCGCCGAAAACGCCTATCAGGACCCGGCGATGTGGTATTCGCGCCCTGGGCTCGGCACGGACGATCCCGCACGATATCAGCCTGCCCTCGCCCCGGCGCCCGAAGCTCCGGCAAGCGAAACCCCTTCCCCGCAGGCGCCCGCCGCCGAACGTGGCCTCGGCCCGTCCGCTCCGGTGCTGGAACCCGAAACCAGCCGCCGAGCCGACCCGGTCGAGGCGGAGGACATTCCCGATTTCGCGGTCTTCTTCGTTCCGCCCACCAGCTATATCCAGGCGGGGGGAGACTGGAACGCCTCGCTCGATGACGGGCTGACCGATACCCGCGCGCGCCTGTTCCTGCGCGGCATGGCGAGCGCGTTCAACCGCGCCGACGAGATCTGGGCGCCGCGCTATCGTCAGGCGGCGGTCGGCGCCTTCCTGACCGACCGGCCCGAAGCGGTACTGGCGATCGATGCCGCCTATGCCGATGTGCGCGAGGCGTTCCGCTATTTCCTCGACAGCGTCGATCCCGAAAAACCGATCGTCCTTGCCGGGCACAGCCAGGGTTCGCTCCACGTCCTGCGCCTGCTGATGGACGAATTGCGCGGCACGCCCGCCGCCGACCGGATCGCCGCCGTCTACGCGCCCGGCTGGCCGATCTCGGTCGAACACGACCTGCCCGAACTGCCCTTTCCCGCCTGCGCCGCATCCGGTCAGGCGCAGTGCATCCTGTCCTGGTCGAGCTTCGCCGATGGGGGCGATCCCGATTTCATCATGCGCCGCTATTCGACCACGCCCGGTTTCGACGGCCAGCCGCGTGGCGAAGGCCCGATCCTGTGCGTCAATCCACTGACGGGCGGCACCGGCGGCTCGGCCCCCGCCTCGCGCAATCTCGGCACCCTGGTGCCCGACGAGACGATGACCCGCGCCGATCTGGTGCCCGAAGCGGTCCCGGCGCGCTGCGACGAGCGCGGCTTGCTCCTGATCGGCGATCCGCCGCGCATGGGCGAAGGCGTGCTGCCGGGCGACAATTACCACGTCTACGACATCCCGCTGTTCTGGGCGAATGTGCAGCAGGACGTGGTGGAACGGGTGCGGGCATGGACCGGCCAGCGCTCGTAA
- the coxB gene encoding cytochrome c oxidase subunit II codes for MSILNSTAPRHGLSRIVAGLAVLLALAFAAAFLAAGPAQAQSETTLQADDLVAPAPAVTPSAALEQVPADEAADVADPDAVVDPAGSYTPMAPTAGKGMPVNGGIDVQDQHSEIGKFARNLHFGLFWVMVAISVFVLALLIWVVVRFNRRANPTPSKTTHNTGLEVAWTLIPVLILVGIAIPSISLLARQYETPPEDAVTVKATGYQWYWGYTYPDNGGFEIISNMKDEAQAVAEGEPPQLAVDNRLVLPAGVPIRLQTTGADVIHSFAVPSLWFKIDAIPGRLNERLLTIDEPGVYYGQCSELCGARHAYMPIAIEALPVDEWRAWVLAQGGTFGDAEEAEPELAPVQGPESAVPGAPGAGAPPTEDTSPTT; via the coding sequence ATGTCGATCCTTAATTCTACCGCACCCCGTCACGGCCTCTCCCGCATCGTCGCGGGCCTTGCCGTTCTGCTGGCGCTCGCATTCGCGGCGGCCTTCCTCGCGGCGGGCCCGGCGCAGGCGCAATCCGAAACGACGTTGCAGGCGGACGATCTTGTCGCGCCGGCACCTGCCGTCACGCCGTCCGCCGCGCTGGAGCAGGTTCCCGCGGACGAGGCCGCCGATGTGGCCGATCCCGACGCGGTGGTCGATCCGGCCGGCAGCTATACGCCCATGGCGCCGACCGCGGGCAAGGGCATGCCGGTCAATGGCGGCATCGACGTGCAGGACCAGCATTCGGAAATCGGCAAGTTCGCCCGTAATCTCCATTTCGGCCTGTTCTGGGTCATGGTCGCGATCAGCGTTTTCGTGCTCGCCCTGCTCATCTGGGTGGTCGTGCGGTTCAATCGCCGCGCCAATCCCACTCCTTCGAAGACGACGCACAATACCGGCCTCGAAGTCGCGTGGACCCTGATCCCCGTGCTGATCCTGGTGGGCATCGCCATTCCCTCGATCTCGCTGCTGGCGCGCCAGTACGAAACGCCGCCGGAAGACGCCGTCACCGTCAAGGCGACCGGCTATCAGTGGTATTGGGGTTACACCTATCCCGACAATGGCGGGTTCGAAATCATCTCGAACATGAAGGACGAGGCGCAGGCCGTCGCCGAGGGCGAGCCGCCGCAGCTGGCGGTCGATAACCGCCTCGTGCTGCCGGCTGGCGTGCCGATCCGCTTGCAGACGACCGGCGCGGACGTGATTCACAGCTTCGCGGTGCCCAGCCTATGGTTCAAGATCGACGCGATTCCGGGCCGGTTGAACGAGCGCCTGCTGACCATCGACGAGCCGGGCGTGTATTACGGCCAGTGTTCCGAGCTGTGCGGTGCGCGCCACGCCTATATGCCGATCGCGATCGAGGCCTTGCCGGTCGACGAGTGGCGCGCCTGGGTGCTGGCGCAGGGCGGCACCTTCGGCGACGCGGAGGAAGCGGAGCCCGAGCTGGCGCCGGTCCAGGGTCCCGAGAGCGCGGTGCCCGGTGCGCCGGGCGCGGGTGCCCCACCGACCGAGGACACGTCGCCGACGACGTGA
- the ctaD gene encoding cytochrome c oxidase subunit I, whose product MATTADHFQAHTEDHAHDHDAHHTPGFFARWFMSTNHKDIGTLYLIFAIVAGIVGGAISGIMRAELHEPGIQYLTYWAQLMGGTSDFDTSLHMWNVFITAHGLIMVFFMVMPAMIGGFGNWFVPLMIGAPDMAFPRMNNVSFWLTVAGFFSLIFSMFVPGGTGPGAGTGWTVYAPLSTTGSQGPAVDFAIFALHLAGAGSILGATNFITTIFNMRAPGMTLHKMPLFVWSVLVTAFLLLLALPVLAAAITMLLTDRNFGTTFFDPAGGGDPVLYQHLFWFFGHPEVYIMILPGFGMVSQIVATFSRKPVFGYLGMAYAMVAIGVVGFIVWAHHMYTVGLDVNTKMYFTAATMVIAVPTGVKIFSWIATMWGGSIEFKSPMVWAMGFIFLFTVGGVTGVYLANGGIDDVVHDTYFVVAHFHYVLSMGAVFSLFAAFYYWFPKMSGRMHSELLAHLHFWGFFIGVNVIFFPQHFLGLQGMPRRYPDYTPAYEYWNAISSWGYVIMAASMLLFFANLVYAFVAGKKAGNNPWGPGATTLEWTLSSPPPFHQFETLPVIEDHHDYHDHRPADQRAKEHGEPA is encoded by the coding sequence ATGGCTACCACCGCCGACCACTTCCAGGCCCATACCGAGGATCATGCGCACGATCATGACGCGCATCACACCCCCGGTTTCTTCGCGCGCTGGTTCATGTCCACCAACCACAAGGACATCGGTACGCTGTACCTGATCTTCGCGATCGTCGCGGGGATCGTCGGCGGTGCGATCTCGGGCATCATGCGTGCCGAGCTGCACGAGCCGGGTATCCAATATCTGACCTATTGGGCACAGCTGATGGGCGGGACGTCGGATTTCGACACCTCGCTCCATATGTGGAACGTGTTCATCACCGCGCACGGCCTGATCATGGTGTTCTTCATGGTCATGCCCGCGATGATCGGCGGCTTCGGCAACTGGTTCGTGCCGCTGATGATCGGCGCGCCGGACATGGCCTTCCCGCGCATGAACAACGTGTCGTTCTGGCTGACCGTGGCGGGCTTCTTCAGCCTGATCTTCTCGATGTTCGTCCCCGGCGGCACCGGGCCCGGTGCGGGTACGGGCTGGACCGTGTACGCGCCTCTGTCCACGACCGGCAGCCAGGGTCCGGCGGTCGATTTCGCGATCTTCGCGCTGCACCTTGCGGGCGCAGGCTCGATCCTGGGTGCGACCAATTTCATCACCACCATCTTCAACATGCGCGCGCCGGGCATGACCCTGCACAAGATGCCGCTGTTCGTGTGGTCGGTGCTGGTCACCGCCTTCCTGCTCCTGCTGGCGCTGCCGGTTCTGGCCGCAGCGATCACCATGCTGCTGACCGACCGTAATTTCGGGACGACCTTCTTCGATCCGGCGGGCGGCGGCGATCCGGTGCTCTACCAGCACCTGTTCTGGTTCTTCGGTCACCCCGAGGTCTACATCATGATCCTGCCGGGCTTCGGCATGGTCAGCCAGATCGTGGCGACCTTCAGCCGCAAGCCGGTGTTCGGCTATCTCGGCATGGCCTACGCCATGGTCGCGATCGGCGTGGTCGGTTTCATCGTGTGGGCGCACCACATGTATACGGTCGGCCTCGACGTGAACACGAAGATGTATTTCACTGCGGCGACCATGGTGATCGCGGTGCCGACCGGCGTGAAGATCTTCAGCTGGATCGCCACGATGTGGGGCGGATCGATCGAGTTCAAATCGCCCATGGTATGGGCGATGGGCTTCATCTTCCTGTTCACCGTCGGCGGCGTGACCGGCGTCTATCTCGCCAATGGCGGGATCGACGATGTCGTTCATGACACCTATTTCGTCGTGGCGCACTTCCATTACGTGCTGTCGATGGGTGCGGTGTTCTCGCTGTTCGCAGCGTTCTACTACTGGTTCCCGAAGATGAGCGGCCGGATGCACAGCGAACTGCTGGCGCACCTGCATTTCTGGGGCTTCTTCATCGGCGTGAACGTGATCTTCTTCCCGCAGCACTTCCTCGGCCTTCAGGGAATGCCGCGCCGCTACCCGGACTACACCCCGGCCTACGAATACTGGAATGCGATCAGCTCGTGGGGCTATGTCATCATGGCCGCCAGTATGCTGCTGTTCTTCGCCAATCTCGTCTACGCCTTCGTGGCGGGCAAGAAGGCGGGCAACAATCCGTGGGGTCCGGGTGCGACGACGCTGGAATGGACGCTGTCCAGCCCGCCGCCGTTCCACCAGTTCGAGACCCTGCCGGTGATCGAGGACCATCACGACTACCACGATCACCGTCCGGCCGATCAGCGTGCCAAGGAGCATGGAGAGCCTGCCTGA
- the lepB gene encoding signal peptidase I codes for MSSSPAVTKRAPKTSEAGKDDVNWLAELRGLFFMLLAVFTFHSLVAKPFYIPSESMMPNLLVGDRLIVSKYPYGWNWSSISFHLAPRGHWRIFGSTPDYGDIVIPVHPQRDEDYIKRVVARPGDRFEVRNGQIILNGKPVPQVVEPPVDIPIDLNSTCNDYPEMKTTLPSGERVCEMPILRETLPNGATYRIIDHLDQELDNYPEITIPEGHVFVMGDNRDHSADSRASVDALGLGGPIPLENIGGRAEFITFSLDGTTNWNPISWFTSLRDGRAFTTLRPPLVDTPAGQNAPRD; via the coding sequence ATGAGTAGCTCCCCCGCCGTGACCAAACGCGCTCCCAAGACATCCGAGGCCGGCAAAGACGACGTCAACTGGCTCGCGGAACTGCGCGGCCTCTTCTTCATGCTGCTGGCCGTGTTCACCTTTCACAGCCTCGTGGCGAAGCCATTCTACATCCCGTCCGAATCGATGATGCCGAATCTGCTCGTCGGCGACCGTCTGATCGTCAGCAAATATCCCTATGGCTGGAACTGGTCCTCGATCAGCTTCCATCTTGCCCCGCGCGGCCATTGGCGCATCTTCGGATCGACGCCGGACTATGGCGACATCGTGATCCCGGTACATCCCCAGCGGGACGAGGATTACATCAAGCGCGTGGTCGCGCGTCCGGGTGACCGGTTCGAGGTCAGGAACGGCCAGATCATCCTCAACGGCAAGCCCGTTCCGCAGGTCGTCGAACCGCCGGTCGATATCCCGATCGATCTCAATTCGACCTGCAACGACTATCCCGAGATGAAGACCACGCTGCCTTCGGGCGAGCGGGTGTGCGAGATGCCGATTCTGCGCGAAACGCTGCCGAACGGGGCGACCTATCGCATCATCGACCATCTCGATCAGGAACTCGACAATTATCCCGAGATCACGATCCCGGAAGGCCATGTCTTCGTGATGGGCGACAATCGCGACCATTCGGCGGACAGCCGGGCAAGCGTCGATGCGCTGGGCCTCGGCGGGCCGATCCCGCTGGAAAATATCGGCGGACGCGCGGAATTCATCACCTTCTCGCTCGACGGGACGACCAACTGGAACCCGATCAGCTGGTTCACCTCGCTGCGCGATGGACGCGCCTTCACCACTCTGCGCCCTCCCCTGGTCGACACGCCTGCGGGCCAGAACGCGCCGCGCGACTGA
- a CDS encoding transposase: MPRLIANAETRSASLEETIDELHRIGFDPQHEGSVDHAARALQRLANDREFLGDLLLDMLAGRAASPQSGYGPQAIVLSPPRGEWFLRANIWPSERDTCLKSSGAAHFVYGAPHDHNFDFLTVGYFGPGYVSDYYEYDYERVTGWRGEAAGLRFVERSALSEGKTLLYRAHRDVHSQLPPETMSVSLNILRIDPAQAWCDQYGFDLEHGIVSHVLNPTSSETFLRCAVGLGGEGPRDLADHFGRHHPSDRMRLASFEARAMLADAGEADALWRTAEKSGNRLVAGEAKFRRAEIETALP, encoded by the coding sequence GTGCCCCGCCTGATCGCAAACGCCGAGACCCGATCCGCCTCTCTCGAGGAGACGATCGACGAATTGCACCGGATCGGCTTCGACCCGCAGCACGAGGGCAGTGTCGATCACGCCGCGCGAGCCCTACAAAGGCTCGCCAATGACCGCGAATTCCTCGGCGATCTTCTCCTCGATATGCTGGCGGGCAGGGCGGCTTCACCACAGAGCGGTTATGGCCCGCAGGCGATCGTCCTGTCTCCGCCGCGCGGCGAATGGTTCCTGCGCGCCAATATCTGGCCGAGCGAGCGCGACACCTGTCTGAAAAGCAGCGGCGCGGCGCATTTCGTCTACGGCGCGCCCCACGATCACAATTTCGATTTTCTCACGGTGGGCTATTTCGGCCCCGGCTATGTGAGCGATTATTATGAGTATGATTACGAGCGGGTCACCGGATGGCGCGGCGAAGCGGCAGGGCTTCGCTTTGTCGAGCGCAGCGCGCTGTCAGAGGGAAAGACCCTGCTCTACCGCGCGCATCGCGACGTGCACTCGCAATTGCCGCCCGAGACGATGTCGGTTTCGCTCAACATACTGAGGATCGATCCGGCGCAGGCCTGGTGCGACCAGTACGGGTTCGACCTCGAGCACGGGATCGTCAGCCATGTCCTCAACCCGACCTCGAGCGAGACCTTCCTGCGCTGTGCGGTGGGGCTTGGCGGGGAAGGGCCTCGCGATCTGGCCGATCATTTCGGACGGCATCACCCGAGCGACCGGATGCGGCTGGCAAGTTTCGAGGCGCGGGCGATGCTGGCCGATGCGGGCGAGGCCGACGCGCTGTGGCGAACGGCGGAGAAGTCAGGCAACCGGCTGGTTGCGGGAGAGGCTAAATTTCGCCGCGCGGAGATCGAGACGGCGCTGCCCTAG
- the pyrE gene encoding orotate phosphoribosyltransferase codes for MTDETLIAEFRASEALLEGHFLLSSGRHSAHYLQCARVLMDAERAGRLARALVQRLPRDLRSRIDIVVSPAMGGLIIGHEVGRALQRDAIFLERPDGVFHLRRGFRLEEGQKVLMVEDVVTTGLSSREAIAAVAREGGEVIAEAALVDRSNGSVDLGVPFYPLLDINFPTYAEDEVPPELAAIPVTKPGSRA; via the coding sequence ATGACCGACGAAACCCTGATCGCCGAATTTCGCGCCAGCGAAGCCCTGCTCGAGGGGCATTTCCTGCTCTCCTCGGGACGGCATTCCGCGCATTATCTCCAATGCGCGCGAGTCCTGATGGATGCGGAACGTGCCGGACGGCTGGCTCGCGCACTCGTCCAGCGCCTGCCGCGCGACCTGCGCAGCCGGATCGATATCGTGGTCAGCCCGGCGATGGGCGGGCTCATCATCGGGCACGAGGTCGGCCGGGCGCTGCAACGGGACGCGATCTTCCTCGAACGCCCGGACGGCGTTTTCCATCTGCGGCGCGGCTTTCGCCTCGAAGAGGGGCAGAAGGTCCTGATGGTGGAGGACGTGGTGACGACCGGCCTGTCCAGCCGCGAGGCGATCGCGGCGGTGGCGCGCGAGGGCGGCGAGGTGATCGCGGAAGCGGCGCTGGTCGACCGCAGCAACGGCTCCGTCGATCTGGGCGTGCCATTCTATCCGCTTCTGGACATCAATTTCCCGACCTACGCAGAGGACGAAGTGCCCCCCGAACTCGCCGCCATTCCCGTGACCAAGCCCGGCAGCCGCGCCTGA
- a CDS encoding AI-2E family transporter: MSDSDASDRDRTDSGSDHARTSPSRVNDPRVREEITRACVWVGVVGLVVLAIYISRSLLVVFGALVFAAMIDGGARLLGRVLPIARGWRVALVLVSLTLFFIWLGYFAGATISEEAAMFPELIRDQIADLLEWAQSKGIQIDQSQLQNYAGSITSGIGTLTSALSGILGGLTTVVLILIIGIYVAAEPKLYERGVAWMLPRERRGSFEVTMARMAQTLRRLMAGRLLGMFVEGVFTYIMLAWVAPLVGIGVVPMASLLAILTGLLAFIPNLGAIVSGVLMALVGFSGGVEMGIYTIAVYFFIQNFDGYVVIPIIAKKTVDLAPALVLATQLAMGVVFGIIGILLADPLLAMIKVALERRAEENEARAGSTEVSESGA, translated from the coding sequence GTGAGCGATAGCGACGCCTCGGACCGGGACCGAACCGACAGCGGTTCCGATCATGCCAGAACCAGCCCGTCACGCGTAAATGACCCGCGCGTTCGCGAGGAGATCACGCGCGCCTGCGTCTGGGTCGGCGTGGTCGGACTCGTAGTCCTCGCAATCTACATCTCGCGATCGCTGCTCGTCGTGTTCGGAGCGCTCGTCTTCGCCGCGATGATCGATGGCGGCGCGCGATTGCTTGGCCGGGTCCTGCCGATCGCGCGCGGATGGCGCGTGGCGCTGGTGCTGGTGTCGCTGACGCTTTTCTTCATCTGGCTGGGCTATTTCGCGGGCGCCACGATCTCCGAAGAGGCCGCCATGTTCCCCGAGCTGATCCGCGACCAGATCGCGGACCTGCTGGAATGGGCGCAGAGCAAGGGCATCCAGATCGACCAGAGCCAGCTGCAAAACTACGCGGGCAGCATTACCAGCGGGATCGGCACGCTGACCAGCGCGCTGAGCGGCATACTCGGCGGCCTGACCACGGTTGTTTTGATCCTCATCATCGGCATCTACGTGGCGGCGGAGCCCAAGCTCTACGAACGCGGCGTCGCCTGGATGCTCCCGCGCGAACGGCGCGGGTCGTTCGAGGTCACGATGGCGCGCATGGCCCAAACGCTGCGCCGCCTGATGGCAGGACGGCTGCTCGGGATGTTCGTCGAAGGGGTGTTCACCTACATCATGCTGGCCTGGGTCGCGCCACTGGTCGGGATCGGGGTTGTGCCGATGGCATCCCTCCTCGCGATCCTGACCGGCCTGCTCGCCTTCATCCCCAATCTCGGCGCGATCGTCTCGGGCGTGCTGATGGCGCTGGTCGGATTCTCCGGCGGGGTGGAGATGGGAATCTACACCATCGCGGTCTATTTCTTCATTCAGAATTTCGACGGCTATGTCGTTATTCCGATCATCGCGAAGAAGACGGTCGATCTCGCCCCGGCTCTGGTGCTGGCGACGCAATTGGCCATGGGCGTGGTTTTCGGCATTATCGGCATCCTCCTCGCCGATCCGCTGCTCGCGATGATCAAGGTCGCGCTCGAGCGGAGGGCGGAGGAGAACGAGGCCCGCGCGGGTTCAACAGAGGTTTCCGAGAGTGGCGCGTAA
- a CDS encoding pyridoxal phosphate biosynthetic protein produces MMAAHPSSRDNRLALAAAIPFLLSLALLGFAISRQTFLAFAIGWPLVQIFGYGGSLSLAKGIIDHPLVKTQIVLHWMMLALVIAVLVGAA; encoded by the coding sequence ATGATGGCGGCGCACCCATCCTCGCGCGATAACCGCCTGGCGCTGGCCGCGGCGATTCCCTTCCTGCTGAGCCTCGCGCTGCTGGGCTTCGCCATCAGCCGCCAGACCTTCCTCGCCTTCGCGATCGGCTGGCCGCTGGTCCAGATCTTCGGTTACGGCGGCTCGCTCAGCCTCGCCAAGGGCATAATCGACCACCCGCTGGTCAAGACGCAGATCGTCCTGCACTGGATGATGCTGGCGCTCGTCATCGCCGTTCTGGTGGGTGCCGCATGA
- a CDS encoding PaaI family thioesterase, translating to MADAPDIALLTPYARSLGIALDRWEDDAPVLHVDFSEAVLGRPGALHGGAISGLLETAGYGALRAALAKTGRAASFVPINITVQFLRAGDEKRSYASARIVKLGRRTANLSVEAWQDDPAKPIASAVMNVMIRDLD from the coding sequence ATGGCTGATGCGCCCGATATCGCCCTGCTGACGCCCTATGCCCGCTCGCTCGGCATTGCGCTCGACCGGTGGGAGGACGACGCGCCCGTCCTTCATGTCGACTTCTCCGAAGCGGTGCTGGGCCGTCCGGGGGCGCTGCATGGCGGTGCGATCAGCGGCTTGCTGGAGACGGCGGGATACGGCGCCCTGCGCGCGGCGCTCGCCAAAACCGGACGCGCGGCCAGCTTCGTGCCGATCAACATCACGGTCCAGTTTTTGCGCGCGGGCGATGAGAAGCGCAGCTATGCCAGCGCGCGCATCGTCAAGCTGGGGCGGCGGACGGCAAACCTCTCGGTCGAGGCTTGGCAGGACGATCCCGCGAAGCCGATCGCCAGCGCGGTGATGAATGTGATGATCCGCGACCTGGACTGA
- the acpS gene encoding holo-ACP synthase, which translates to MIIGLGSDLCNIERIQASLDRFGERFENRVFTDIERAKAKKRPFTIAGTYAKRFAAKEAFSKAVGTGFRRGVFMKDIGVVNAPSGAPTLALTGGAAKRLAEMIPPGHEAHIHLTLTDDHPWAQAFVIIEAFPA; encoded by the coding sequence ATGATCATCGGCCTCGGCTCGGACCTCTGCAATATCGAACGAATCCAGGCCTCTCTCGATCGTTTCGGCGAACGCTTCGAAAATCGCGTCTTCACCGATATCGAACGCGCCAAGGCGAAGAAGCGTCCCTTCACCATCGCCGGCACCTACGCCAAGCGGTTCGCCGCCAAGGAAGCGTTTTCGAAGGCGGTCGGTACCGGCTTCCGGCGCGGCGTCTTCATGAAGGATATCGGCGTCGTCAACGCCCCGTCGGGCGCGCCGACGCTTGCCTTGACGGGCGGCGCGGCGAAGCGGCTTGCGGAAATGATCCCTCCCGGCCATGAGGCGCATATTCATCTCACCCTCACCGACGATCATCCATGGGCCCAGGCCTTCGTGATCATCGAGGCCTTCCCTGCATGA
- a CDS encoding pyridoxine 5'-phosphate synthase gives MPTAARTPLRHPLRLGVNIDHVATIRNARGGDHPDPVRAAEIVARVGGDGITAHLREDRRHIRDADLRRIQEATDLPLNLEMAATEEMLAIALAHSPHAACIVPEKREERTTEGGLDAAGLHNTLAPIVDRLREAGIRVSLFIEAQERQLDAALRLGAPVVEFHTGEYAHAFESGDQERTAHELKRIADMAALAAKNGIEPHAGHGLTYENVQPIAAIPQLAELNIGHYLVGEAVFVGLEQAVRHMRELMDDAR, from the coding sequence ATGCCCACGGCGGCTCGCACCCCTTTGCGCCACCCCCTGCGTTTAGGCGTGAACATCGATCACGTCGCTACCATCCGCAATGCGCGCGGGGGGGACCATCCAGATCCGGTGCGTGCGGCGGAGATCGTGGCGCGCGTCGGGGGTGACGGGATCACCGCGCATCTGCGCGAGGATCGGCGTCATATCCGCGATGCGGATTTGAGGCGAATCCAGGAAGCGACGGACCTCCCCCTCAATCTAGAAATGGCCGCCACCGAGGAAATGCTGGCGATCGCGCTTGCCCATTCTCCCCACGCCGCCTGCATCGTCCCCGAAAAGCGCGAGGAACGCACGACCGAGGGCGGGCTGGACGCGGCGGGCCTGCACAACACCCTCGCCCCCATCGTCGATCGGCTGCGCGAAGCCGGTATCCGCGTCTCGCTCTTCATCGAGGCGCAGGAGCGGCAGCTCGATGCCGCGCTGCGTCTGGGCGCGCCGGTGGTCGAATTCCACACCGGCGAATATGCGCACGCATTCGAATCGGGTGATCAGGAGCGCACCGCGCACGAGTTGAAGCGGATCGCGGACATGGCCGCGCTCGCCGCCAAGAACGGGATCGAACCCCATGCCGGCCACGGCCTGACCTACGAGAACGTCCAGCCGATCGCCGCCATTCCGCAATTGGCGGAGCTGAATATCGGCCATTATCTGGTGGGCGAGGCGGTGTTCGTCGGGCTCGAGCAGGCAGTCCGCCACATGCGCGAACTGATGGATGACGCGCGATGA
- the ruvX gene encoding Holliday junction resolvase RuvX: protein MDRPALVTDFARDFGDALPDGGSLLGLDLGTKTVGIATCDAGWRYATPGKTLPRGKFTKDCGKLREIVAERSVTGIVIGLPRNMDGSEGPRAQASRAYAKNLAAALELPVLLWDERWSTASAEAALIGQDMSRAKRATRIDSHAAAVILQGAIDSLAGSAF, encoded by the coding sequence ATGGACCGGCCAGCGCTCGTAACCGATTTCGCGCGCGATTTCGGCGATGCGCTGCCCGATGGCGGCAGTTTGCTGGGCCTCGATCTCGGGACCAAGACCGTCGGGATCGCGACCTGCGATGCGGGCTGGCGCTATGCGACGCCGGGCAAGACCCTCCCCCGCGGCAAGTTCACCAAGGATTGCGGCAAGCTGCGCGAGATCGTTGCCGAGCGTTCCGTCACCGGGATCGTCATCGGACTGCCGCGCAATATGGACGGCAGCGAAGGCCCCCGCGCCCAGGCCAGCCGCGCCTATGCGAAGAATCTGGCAGCGGCTCTCGAATTGCCGGTGCTGCTGTGGGACGAACGCTGGTCCACCGCCAGCGCCGAGGCCGCCCTTATCGGTCAGGATATGAGCCGCGCCAAACGCGCTACGCGGATCGACAGCCACGCGGCGGCGGTCATCCTGCAAGGCGCGATCGACAGCCTGGCGGGCAGCGCTTTCTGA